A single region of the Sorghum bicolor cultivar BTx623 chromosome 9, Sorghum_bicolor_NCBIv3, whole genome shotgun sequence genome encodes:
- the LOC8065309 gene encoding AAA-ATPase At3g50940, whose amino-acid sequence MASYDKAFESYKKALTTAASVAASMMLVRSVVNEVVPPEVRELLFSGFGYLRSRASSDHTIIVEKKNDGFANNYVYSAVKTYLATRMNTDIQQRLRVSSMDENDKMMVSMDDGDEMLDVYEGTEFKWCLVCKDNSNDSMNSSQNESQFFQLTFDKKHKDKALKSYLPFILATAKAIKAQERTLMIHMTEYGNWSPIDLHHPSTFDTLAMDHKLKQSIIDDLNRFMKRKDYYNKIGKAWKRGYLLYGPPGTGKSSLIAAMANHLRFDIYDLELTAVMSNSDLRRLLVSMGNRSILVIEDIDCTIELKQREEGEGHDESNSTEQNKGEGKVTLSGLLNFVDGLWSTSGEERIIVFTTNYKERLDPALLRPGRMDMHIHMGYCTPESFRILANNYHSIEYHDTYPEIEKLIMEVTVTPAEVAEVLMRNDDADVVLHDLVDFLKSKMKDANEIKTEHKEANKQLDEEKDDKDNEKN is encoded by the exons ATGGCGTCCTACGACAAGGCCTTCGAGTCCTACAAGAAGGCCCTCACCACCGCAGCGTCCGTCGCCGCGTCCATGATGCTGGTGCGCAGCGTGGTGAACGAGGTGGTGCCACCTGAGGTGCGCGAGCTGCTCTTCTCCGGCTTTGGCTACCTGCGCTCACGCGCGTCGTCAGACCACACCATCATCGTCGAAAAGAAGAACGACGGGTTCGCCAACAACTACGTCTACAGCGCTGTGAAGACTTACCTCGCCACGCGCATGAACACCGACATCCAGCAGCGCCTGCGCGTAAGCAGCATGGACGAGAATGACAAGATGATGGTCAGCATGGACGACGGCGACGAGATGTTGGATGTTTATGAAGGCACGGAGTTCAAGTGGTGCCTTGTCTGCAAAGACAACTCAAATGACTCCATGAACAGCAGTCAGAACGAGTCCCAGTTCTTTCAGTTAACCTTCGACAAGAAGCACAAGGACAAAGCCCTCAAATCATACCTCCCATTCATTCTGGCCACAGCCAAGGCCATTAAAGCCCAGGAGAGAACTCTCATGATACACATGACTGAGTACGGCAATTGGTCCCCGATTGACCTCCACCACCCATCTACATTCGACACGCTTGCCATGGACCACAAGCTGAAGCAGTCCATCATCGATGACCTTAACAGGTTCATGAAGAGGAAAGATTACTATAATAAGATTGGCAAGGCATGGAAGCGGGGGTACCTGCTGTATGGTCCACCTGGGACTGGGAAGTCAAGCCTAATCGCAGCCATGGCCAACCATCTCAGGTTTGACATATATGATCTCGAGCTAACTGCGGTCATGTCCAACTCAGACCTCAGGAGGCTTCTTGTTAGCATGGGCAACCGATCCATTCTGGTGATTGAAGATATTGACTGCACCATCGAACTGAAACAACGGGAGGAAGGTGAGGGACATGACGAGTCAAATTCTACAGAACAAAACAAGGGGGAAGGCAAG GTAACGCTGTCTGGACTGCTCAATTTTGTTGATGGGCTGTGGTCAACAAGTGGGGAGGAAAGGATCATCGTCTTCACAACCAATTACAAGGAACGGCTTGACCCGGCACTGCTGCGGCCTGGAAGGATGGACATGCACATCCACATGGGGTATTGCACTCCAGAGTCTTTTCGAATCCTTGCCAACAACTACCACTCTATCGAGTACCATGACACATATCCAGAGATTGAGAAACTGATCATGGAGGTGACGGTGACACCCGCAGAGGTTGCTGAGGTTCTGATGAGAAATGATGACGCTGATGTTGTGCTCCATGATCTTGTCGATTTCCTGAAGTCAAAAATGAAGGATGCCAATGAGATCAAGACTGAACACAAGGAAGCAAATAAACAGCTCGATGAGGAGAAAGATGACAAGGATAATGAAAAGAATTAA
- the LOC8065310 gene encoding AAA-ATPase At3g50940 → MASYDKAFESYKKALTTAASVAASMMLVRSVVNDVVPPELRDLLFSGFGYLRSRTSSDHTIIVEKKNDGFANNYVYSAVKTYLATRMNTDIQQRLRVSSMDENDKMMVSMDEGDEMLDVYEGTEFKWCLVCKENSNDSLNGSQNESQFFELTFNKKHKDKALKSYLPFILATAKAIKAQERTLMIYMTEYDDWSPIDLHHPSTFDTLAMDHKLKQSIIDDLNRFLKRKDYYKKIGKAWKRGYLLYGPPGTGKSSLIAAMANHLRFDIYDLELTAVTSNSDLRRLLVGLGNRSILVIEDIDCTIELKQREEGEAHDESNSTEQNKREGKVTLSGLLNFVDGLWSTSGEERIIVFTTNYKERLDPALLRPGRMDMHIHMGYCTPESFRILANNYHSVEYHDTYPEIEKLIKEVMVTPAEVAEVLMRNDDADVVLHDLVDFLKSKMKDANEIKAEHKEANNQLDEKKDDKDNEKK, encoded by the exons ATGGCGTCCTACGACAAGGCCTTCGAGTCCTACAAGAAGGCCCTCACCACAGCGGCGTCCGTCGCCGCGTCCATGATGCTGGTGCGCAGCGTGGTGAACGATGTGGTGCCACCCGAGCTGCGAGATCTGCTCTTCTCTGGCTTTGGCTACCTGCGCTCACGCACATCGTCGGACCACACCATCATCGTCGAGAAGAAGAACGACGGGTTCGCCAACAACTACGTCTACAGCGCTGTGAAGACTTACCTCGCCACGCGCATGAACACCGACATCCAGCAGCGCCTGCGTGTCAGCAGCATGGACGAGAACGACAAGATGATGGTCAGCATGGATGAGGGCGACGAGATGCTGGATGTTTATGAAGGCACGGAGTTCAAGTGGTGCCTTGTCTGTAAAGAGAACTCAAATGACTCCCTCAACGGCAGTCAGAACGAGTCCCAGTTCTTCGAGTTGACCTTCAACAAGAAGCACAAGGACAAAGCCCTCAAATCATACCTCCCATTCATTTTGGCGACAGCCAAGGCCATTAAAGCCCAGGAGAGAACTCTCATGATATACATGACTGAATACGACGATTGGTCCCCGATTGACCTCCACCACCCATCTACATTTGACACGCTTGCCATGGACCACAAGCTGAAGCAGTCCATCATTGATGACCTTAACAGGTTCCTCAAGAGAAAAGATTACTataagaagattggcaaggcgTGGAAGCGGGGGTACCTGCTGTATGGTCCACCTGGGACTGGGAAGTCGAGCCTAATCGCGGCCATGGCCAACCATCTCAGGTTTGACATATATGACCTCGAGCTAACTGCGGTCACGTCCAACTCAGACCTCAGGAGGCTTCTTGTTGGCCTGGGCAACCGATCCATTCTCGTGATCGAAGATATTGACTGCACCATCGAACTGAAACAGCGGGAGGAAGGTGAAGCACACGACGAGTCAAATTCTACAGAACAAAACAAGAGGGAAGGCAAG GTGACGCTGTCTGGACTGCTCAATTTTGTTGATGGGCTGTGGTCAACAAGTGGGGAGGAAAGGATCATCGTCTTCACAACCAATTACAAGGAGCGGCTCGACCCGGCACTGCTGCGGCCTGGAAGGATGGACATGCACATCCACATGGGGTATTGCACCCCAGAGTCTTTCCGAATCCTTGCCAACAACTACCACTCCGTCGAGTACCATGACACATATCCAGAGATTGAGAAACTGATCAAGGAGGTGATGGTGACACCCGCAGAGGTTGCTGAGGTTCTGATGAGGAATGACGACGCTGATGTTGTGCTCCATGATCTTGTTGATTTCCTGAAGTCAAAAATGAAGGATGCTAATGAGATCAAGGCTGAACACAAGGAAGCAAATAACCAGCTGGATGAGAAGAAAGACGACAAGGATAATGAGAAAAAATAA